Proteins found in one Campylobacter lari genomic segment:
- the mraY gene encoding phospho-N-acetylmuramoyl-pentapeptide-transferase, whose translation MLYLTEYTNYMFFSYISVRAGFAFFIALFLSLYLMPKFIKWAQNKKANQPIYEYAPQSHQAKSHTPTMGGLVFIFATIIASVLSADLNNSFVIVGLLCLVLFCTIGLVDDLGKILKKDNHAGLSPKMKLLGQFSAAFICVGLLYLFDINTEFYLPFYKHAIFDGGMFMLFLWILVIVSSSNAVNLTDGLDGLATVPSIFSLLSLGAFLYLSGNAIYSSYLFLPKIQGLGELVVLSAALVGALMGFLWYNCYPAQVFMGDSGSLSIGAFLGYLGIVSKNEILLLLIGFVFVLETISVILQVGSFKIFNKRVFKMAPIHHHFEKIGWVENKIIVRFWMIALLANIIALISIKLR comes from the coding sequence TTGCTTTATCTTACAGAATATACAAATTATATGTTTTTTTCTTATATTAGCGTGCGTGCTGGTTTTGCATTTTTTATCGCCTTATTTTTGAGTTTATATTTAATGCCAAAATTTATCAAATGGGCTCAAAATAAAAAAGCAAATCAACCTATTTATGAATACGCTCCACAATCACACCAAGCTAAATCTCATACTCCTACTATGGGTGGGCTTGTTTTTATCTTTGCTACTATCATAGCAAGTGTTTTAAGTGCTGATTTAAATAATAGTTTTGTAATTGTTGGATTATTATGTTTAGTACTATTTTGCACTATAGGTTTAGTAGATGATTTAGGTAAAATTTTAAAAAAAGACAATCATGCAGGACTTAGCCCAAAAATGAAGCTTTTAGGGCAATTTAGTGCTGCTTTTATCTGTGTTGGATTACTATATTTATTTGATATAAATACTGAATTTTATTTACCTTTTTATAAACATGCTATATTTGATGGTGGTATGTTTATGTTGTTTTTATGGATTTTAGTTATTGTATCAAGCTCTAATGCTGTGAATTTAACTGATGGGCTTGATGGTCTTGCAACTGTGCCTTCTATATTTTCTCTTTTAAGCCTTGGTGCTTTTTTATATTTAAGTGGAAATGCTATTTATAGTTCTTATTTATTTTTACCTAAAATTCAAGGCCTAGGAGAACTTGTGGTATTAAGTGCGGCTTTAGTTGGTGCGCTTATGGGATTTTTGTGGTATAACTGCTATCCTGCACAAGTTTTTATGGGGGATAGCGGGAGTTTAAGCATAGGGGCATTTTTAGGCTATCTTGGTATAGTAAGTAAAAATGAAATTTTACTTTTACTGATAGGTTTTGTATTTGTTTTAGAAACTATTTCAGTGATTTTACAAGTAGGAAGTTTTAAAATTTTTAATAAAAGAGTATTTAAAATGGCACCTATTCATCATCATTTTGAAAAAATAGGTTGGGTGGAAAATAAAATCATCGTACGCTTTTGGATGATAGCCTTACTTGCAAATATTATTGCATTAATTAGTATAAAGTTAAGATAA
- the gpmI gene encoding 2,3-bisphosphoglycerate-independent phosphoglycerate mutase, with amino-acid sequence MSQKCILIITDGIGHNTNSNYNAFFHAKKPTYDKLFENTPNVLIKTSGLAVGLPEGQMGNSEVGHMCIGSGRIIYQNLVKINKAIENDTLKDNKALKDLLQKCKRVHIIGLYSDGGVHSMHTHFNALLKICKQENKEVFTHAISDGRDCPPNSGLEFIKSLQEFCEKEGVNFASLSGRFYAMDRDKRYDRVKSYYDALFAKAPKCDDFVQFIQKSYDENITDEFLTPVISQNFDGIKAEDGVIFINFRNDRMRQLVASLTQESFNEFPKEVLVKNAITMSLYDESFKLPVMFEKEELNNTLASVIANANLSQLHTAETEKYAHVTFFFNGGKEELECNETRVLIPSPKVKTYDEKPQMSAKEVADEVVKGIENGMDFIVVNFANGDMVGHTGDFEAAISAVECVDECLGRVIAKARKYDYAFIVTSDHGNCEAMRDENENILTNHTTFDVFAFIEAKGVEKLKEGMGLSNIAPSVLKILNLPIPKEMNEALF; translated from the coding sequence ATGAGTCAAAAATGTATTTTGATAATCACAGATGGTATAGGACATAATACAAATTCAAACTATAATGCTTTTTTTCATGCTAAAAAGCCAACTTATGATAAGCTTTTTGAAAATACCCCTAATGTTTTGATAAAAACAAGCGGTTTGGCAGTTGGTCTACCTGAAGGTCAAATGGGTAATAGTGAAGTAGGGCATATGTGTATAGGTAGTGGACGCATAATTTATCAAAATTTAGTCAAGATAAATAAAGCCATAGAAAATGATACTTTAAAAGATAATAAGGCTTTAAAAGATTTATTACAAAAATGCAAAAGAGTACATATTATAGGGCTTTATAGTGATGGTGGGGTGCATTCTATGCATACACATTTTAATGCGCTTTTAAAAATTTGTAAGCAAGAAAATAAAGAAGTTTTTACGCATGCAATTAGTGATGGTAGGGATTGTCCTCCAAATTCGGGTTTAGAATTTATAAAATCTTTACAGGAATTTTGCGAAAAAGAAGGGGTTAATTTTGCTTCTTTATCGGGGAGATTTTATGCTATGGATAGAGATAAGCGCTATGATAGGGTTAAGTCTTATTATGATGCTTTGTTTGCTAAGGCACCAAAGTGTGATGATTTTGTGCAATTTATACAAAAAAGCTATGATGAAAACATCACAGATGAGTTTTTAACCCCAGTTATTAGTCAAAACTTTGATGGGATTAAGGCTGAAGATGGTGTGATTTTTATCAATTTTAGAAATGATAGAATGCGTCAATTAGTTGCTTCTTTAACCCAAGAAAGTTTTAATGAATTTCCAAAAGAAGTACTTGTAAAAAATGCCATTACTATGAGTTTGTATGATGAGAGTTTTAAACTACCTGTGATGTTTGAAAAAGAAGAATTAAATAATACCTTAGCTTCTGTGATAGCTAATGCAAATTTAAGTCAACTTCACACGGCTGAAACAGAAAAATACGCTCATGTAACTTTTTTCTTTAACGGAGGAAAAGAAGAATTAGAATGCAATGAAACAAGAGTTTTAATCCCAAGTCCTAAGGTAAAAACATACGATGAAAAACCTCAAATGAGCGCTAAAGAAGTCGCAGATGAGGTGGTTAAAGGTATAGAAAATGGTATGGATTTTATCGTAGTAAATTTTGCAAATGGTGATATGGTAGGACATACGGGTGATTTTGAAGCTGCGATTAGTGCGGTTGAATGTGTAGATGAGTGCTTGGGTAGGGTTATTGCCAAAGCAAGGAAGTATGATTATGCTTTTATTGTTACTTCAGATCATGGAAACTGTGAAGCAATGAGGGATGAAAATGAAAATATACTTACTAATCACACAACTTTTGATGTTTTTGCTTTTATAGAAGCTAAAGGAGTAGAAAAGCTTAAAGAAGGGATGGGGCTTAGTAATATAGCTCCAAGCGTGCTTAAAATTTTAAACTTACCTATCCCAAAAGAAATGAATGAGGCTTTATTTTAA
- the fabG gene encoding 3-oxoacyl-ACP reductase FabG: protein MKFSGKNVLITGASKGIGAAIAKELASCGLKVWINYRSKPELADALKEEIEKNGGTAAVIKFDASVEEEFIGAIATIVESDGELSYLVNNAGITNDKLALRMSMDDFSSVINANLNSSFLGCREALKTMSKKRFGAVVNIASIVGEMGNAGQTNYSASKGGMIALTKSFAKEGAARNIRYNCITPGFIKSDMTEVLSDEIKQNYINNIPLKRFADASEVAQAVAFLLSDHSSYITGEILKVNGGLYM, encoded by the coding sequence ATGAAATTTAGTGGAAAAAATGTTTTAATAACAGGTGCAAGTAAAGGTATAGGTGCAGCAATAGCTAAAGAATTGGCAAGTTGCGGTTTAAAAGTTTGGATTAATTATAGAAGTAAGCCTGAGCTTGCTGATGCGCTAAAAGAAGAGATAGAAAAAAATGGTGGCACTGCGGCTGTGATTAAATTTGATGCAAGTGTTGAAGAAGAGTTTATCGGTGCTATTGCAACTATAGTAGAAAGTGATGGTGAGCTTAGTTATTTAGTTAATAATGCAGGTATTACAAATGATAAATTGGCACTTAGAATGAGTATGGATGATTTTTCTTCGGTGATTAATGCTAATTTAAATTCAAGCTTTTTAGGTTGTAGAGAAGCATTAAAAACTATGAGTAAAAAGCGTTTTGGTGCGGTTGTAAATATCGCTTCTATAGTTGGAGAAATGGGAAATGCGGGCCAAACTAATTATAGTGCTAGTAAAGGTGGCATGATAGCATTGACAAAGTCTTTTGCTAAAGAAGGTGCAGCAAGAAATATAAGATATAACTGCATTACCCCAGGTTTTATAAAAAGTGATATGACTGAAGTTTTAAGTGATGAAATAAAACAAAATTATATTAATAATATCCCTTTAAAACGCTTTGCAGATGCAAGTGAAGTAGCCCAAGCTGTAGCGTTTTTATTAAGTGACCATTCTTCTTATATCACAGGAGAAATTTTAAAAGTCAATGGTGGACTTTATATGTAA
- the acpS gene encoding holo-ACP synthase, whose protein sequence is MIGCDIVVCSRIEKIYKRHKTLFLDKFLSKKEQSYIKNTNTLAGFWAIKEAASKALGVGISKECSFFDIIISKDDKNAPYISFSQKVIQEFKIKSASVSVAHDGGFAIAVVAIETKQG, encoded by the coding sequence ATGATAGGCTGTGACATAGTCGTATGCTCTCGCATAGAAAAAATTTATAAAAGACACAAAACGCTTTTTTTGGATAAATTTTTATCCAAAAAAGAGCAAAGTTATATAAAAAATACCAATACTCTAGCAGGATTTTGGGCTATTAAAGAAGCTGCTTCCAAGGCTTTGGGAGTTGGAATTTCTAAAGAGTGTTCTTTTTTTGACATCATCATCTCTAAAGATGATAAAAATGCTCCATATATTAGTTTTTCTCAAAAAGTTATACAAGAATTTAAAATTAAATCAGCAAGTGTAAGCGTAGCACATGATGGGGGTTTTGCTATAGCAGTAGTGGCTATAGAAACTAAGCAAGGTTAA
- the fliL gene encoding flagellar basal body-associated protein FliL, with protein sequence MDEQTESKKKGGNTLVIIIVVFLFVFLLVIVGAIAYLMFSGSSEENPAPQAEESAQAAQTPKKTNAVAARGSDYANIGVMYPLAPFTLNLLSDGGSRYVKCTIQLEQNVETLTPELDKKVAIIRDIIIRTLTSKTFEEVSTTKGKERLKDELTGKINEVLTDGFIKNIYFTDFVVS encoded by the coding sequence ATGGACGAACAAACCGAATCAAAGAAAAAAGGTGGCAATACTTTAGTAATTATTATCGTTGTATTTTTATTTGTATTTTTACTTGTGATTGTAGGGGCAATTGCCTATTTAATGTTTAGCGGTAGTTCTGAAGAAAATCCTGCTCCACAAGCTGAAGAAAGTGCTCAAGCAGCACAAACTCCTAAAAAAACAAATGCAGTAGCAGCCAGAGGGAGTGATTATGCAAATATTGGTGTGATGTATCCTTTAGCACCTTTTACGCTAAATTTATTAAGTGATGGCGGATCAAGATATGTAAAATGCACCATTCAACTTGAACAAAATGTTGAAACTCTAACTCCTGAGCTTGATAAAAAAGTTGCTATTATTAGAGATATTATCATTAGAACTTTAACTTCAAAAACCTTTGAAGAGGTAAGCACTACAAAAGGCAAAGAAAGATTAAAAGATGAATTAACGGGTAAGATTAATGAAGTTTTAACCGATGGTTTTATCAAAAATATTTATTTTACCGACTTTGTAGTATCTTAA
- a CDS encoding YheO-like PAS sensor domain-containing protein → MDKETRTYYIKLVKFLADALGRNYEIVLHDVSEDGANIAEIANNHISKRTINSPLTGFAIEMIKNKIYLERDYITHYKTSAKSSQAMSGSTFFIKKDEKLEGMLCINHDTSAYKKISDEILNLGNIYDNSYENPEQENKEYIKLDLEEIIENISGMDIESFKNKSLKPKEKQKMIASLYEKGVFNVKGVIPKVAELLSISEPSVYRHLQKIK, encoded by the coding sequence ATGGACAAAGAGACAAGAACTTATTATATTAAATTGGTAAAATTTCTCGCAGATGCTTTGGGAAGAAATTATGAAATAGTCTTACATGATGTAAGTGAAGATGGAGCCAATATAGCAGAAATTGCTAATAACCATATTAGCAAAAGAACTATAAATTCACCTCTAACTGGATTTGCCATTGAAATGATTAAAAACAAAATCTATTTAGAACGAGATTATATAACACACTATAAAACTTCAGCCAAAAGCTCGCAAGCAATGTCAGGCTCTACTTTTTTTATCAAAAAAGATGAAAAACTTGAAGGTATGCTTTGTATTAACCATGACACCTCAGCATATAAAAAAATTTCTGATGAAATTTTAAATCTTGGAAATATTTATGATAATTCTTATGAAAACCCTGAACAAGAAAATAAAGAATACATAAAACTTGACCTAGAAGAAATTATCGAAAATATTTCAGGTATGGATATTGAAAGTTTTAAGAATAAAAGTTTAAAACCAAAAGAAAAGCAAAAAATGATAGCTAGTTTATATGAAAAGGGCGTATTTAATGTAAAAGGTGTTATTCCTAAAGTTGCCGAGCTTTTAAGTATTTCCGAGCCTAGTGTTTACAGGCATTTACAAAAGATTAAATAA
- a CDS encoding catalase, which translates to MKKLTNDFGNIIADNQNSLSAGVKGPLLMQDYILLEKLAHQNRERIPERTVHAKGSGAYGELRITKDISQYTKAKVLQLGENTPLFIRFSTVAGEAGAADAERDVRGFAIKFYTKEGNWDLVGNNTPTFFIRDAYKFPDFIHTQKRDPRTHLRSNNAAWDFWSLCPESLHQVTILMSDRGIPASYRHMHGFGSHTYSLINDKNERFWVKFHFKTKQGIKNLTNEEAANLIANDRESHQRDLYEAIEKGDFPKWTFQIQVLKEDEAEKLGFNPFDLTKVWPHSIVPLIDVGELVLNKNVQNYFNEVEQAAFSPSNIVPGIGFSPDKMLQARIFSYPDAHRYRIGTNYHLLPVNRAKSEVNTYNVAGAMNFDTYKNGLAYYEPNSYDDSPKEDKSYLEPDLALEGSVQRYAPLDDDFYTQPRALFNIMNQDQKEQLFKNIAASMSGVDEKIIQRSLSHFEKISSEYANGVKKALKM; encoded by the coding sequence ATGAAAAAACTAACAAATGATTTTGGAAATATCATAGCTGATAATCAAAATTCGCTAAGCGCAGGTGTTAAGGGTCCACTTTTAATGCAAGATTATATTTTGCTTGAAAAACTTGCTCATCAAAATAGAGAAAGAATTCCAGAAAGAACAGTACATGCAAAAGGGAGTGGTGCTTATGGAGAACTTAGAATTACTAAAGATATTTCTCAATACACTAAAGCAAAAGTTTTACAGCTTGGAGAAAATACACCTTTATTTATAAGATTTTCAACTGTTGCAGGTGAAGCAGGTGCAGCTGATGCAGAAAGAGATGTAAGGGGTTTTGCTATTAAATTTTATACTAAAGAAGGAAATTGGGATTTAGTAGGTAATAATACTCCGACGTTTTTTATAAGAGATGCATATAAATTCCCTGATTTTATCCATACTCAAAAAAGAGATCCAAGAACTCATTTAAGAAGTAATAATGCTGCATGGGATTTTTGGAGCCTTTGTCCTGAAAGCTTACACCAAGTTACTATTTTAATGAGCGATAGAGGAATTCCTGCAAGTTATCGTCATATGCATGGTTTTGGAAGTCACACTTATAGTTTGATTAATGATAAAAATGAAAGATTTTGGGTGAAATTTCATTTTAAAACCAAGCAAGGTATTAAAAATTTAACCAACGAAGAAGCGGCAAATTTAATAGCAAATGATAGAGAAAGTCATCAAAGAGATTTATATGAAGCTATTGAAAAAGGAGATTTTCCAAAATGGACTTTCCAAATTCAAGTTTTAAAAGAAGATGAAGCAGAAAAACTAGGTTTTAATCCTTTTGATTTAACTAAAGTTTGGCCACATAGCATTGTGCCTTTAATTGATGTAGGTGAATTAGTGCTTAATAAAAATGTACAAAATTACTTTAACGAAGTAGAACAAGCTGCATTTAGCCCAAGCAATATCGTTCCTGGTATTGGTTTTAGTCCTGATAAAATGTTGCAAGCTAGAATCTTTTCTTATCCTGATGCGCACAGATACCGCATAGGAACAAATTATCATTTATTGCCAGTTAATCGTGCAAAAAGTGAAGTAAATACTTATAATGTAGCAGGAGCTATGAATTTTGACACTTATAAAAATGGTCTAGCTTATTATGAGCCAAATAGTTATGATGATAGCCCAAAAGAAGATAAAAGTTATCTTGAGCCTGACTTAGCACTTGAAGGTAGCGTGCAAAGATATGCTCCACTTGATGATGATTTTTACACCCAACCAAGAGCTTTATTTAATATAATGAATCAAGATCAAAAAGAGCAATTATTTAAAAACATAGCAGCTTCTATGAGTGGGGTTGATGAAAAAATTATACAAAGATCATTAAGTCATTTTGAAAAAATTTCAAGTGAATATGCAAATGGTGTTAAAAAAGCTTTGAAAATGTAA
- a CDS encoding ankyrin repeat domain-containing protein has protein sequence MFSNEEEKRIQELCTMAFDYARKNDLQNLKIMIEAGLSVNLKNHKGDSLLMLASYHNAYECAKFLLENNARVDEKNDRGQTPLAGVCFKGYLPMCKLLVEYGANIDENNGLGMTPFTFALMFGHRDIVEFLTKHSKKSFLKKIAFGVLKIFKRKKS, from the coding sequence ATGTTTAGCAACGAAGAAGAAAAAAGAATTCAAGAGCTTTGCACTATGGCTTTTGATTACGCAAGAAAAAATGATTTACAAAATTTAAAGATTATGATAGAAGCGGGTTTGAGTGTAAATTTAAAAAATCATAAAGGCGATAGTCTTTTAATGCTCGCGAGTTATCATAATGCTTATGAGTGTGCTAAGTTTTTACTAGAAAATAATGCTAGAGTAGATGAGAAAAATGATAGAGGACAAACTCCATTAGCAGGGGTGTGTTTTAAAGGGTATTTGCCTATGTGTAAGCTTTTGGTAGAATATGGAGCAAATATTGATGAAAACAATGGTCTTGGTATGACACCTTTTACTTTTGCACTAATGTTTGGGCATAGAGATATAGTAGAGTTTTTAACAAAACATTCTAAAAAAAGTTTTCTTAAAAAAATAGCTTTTGGTGTGTTAAAAATTTTTAAAAGAAAGAAAAGTTAA
- the argH gene encoding argininosuccinate lyase: MSQKAEKLWGGRFDLPTNKLVEEYTASLLVEPRLAPFDIQGSIIHCTMLAKQGIIKEDEAKTIIKGLEQVRKEIQNGTFVFDIADEDIHMAVEKRMTQIVGPVGGKLHTARSRNDQTTLDSKMHMRAVIKEILNQIIALQEEIINQAQKNIKAIMPGYTHLQTGQPVLFSHWIMAYFWMLSRDYSRFEDLYKRMDECPLGAAALGGTTFNIDRHFCAKELGFTKPTENSIDSVSDRDHMVEFTSVAAMCFMHLSRFCEELILFSSQDFKFIELSDDFCTGSSIMPQKKNPDVAEKMRGKTGRMYGNVMAMLTIMKGIPLAYNTDMSEDKAQVYDSMDTLMASLKIITPMIEKMQVNANNTRAAAAKGFSNATDMADYLVRKNIPFREAHSIVGGAVNYCIKHNKMLEELSMEEFHQFNENIQEDIYEAIALETCIDARVSYAGTGTKVVLEQIKHAKELLDQYKAQD; encoded by the coding sequence ATGTCACAAAAAGCAGAGAAATTATGGGGTGGACGTTTTGATTTGCCTACAAATAAATTAGTTGAAGAATACACTGCTTCATTATTAGTTGAGCCAAGACTTGCTCCTTTTGATATACAAGGAAGTATAATTCATTGCACTATGCTTGCAAAACAAGGCATCATAAAAGAAGATGAAGCAAAAACTATCATCAAGGGTTTAGAACAAGTTAGAAAAGAAATTCAAAATGGAACTTTTGTTTTTGATATAGCTGATGAGGATATTCATATGGCTGTAGAAAAAAGAATGACACAAATTGTAGGTCCAGTAGGTGGAAAGCTTCATACTGCAAGAAGCAGAAATGACCAAACTACGCTTGATTCAAAAATGCATATGAGGGCAGTTATTAAAGAAATTTTAAATCAAATTATTGCTTTGCAAGAAGAGATTATAAATCAAGCTCAAAAAAATATCAAAGCTATTATGCCAGGTTATACACATTTACAAACGGGTCAGCCGGTACTTTTTTCACATTGGATTATGGCGTATTTTTGGATGTTAAGTAGAGATTATTCTCGTTTTGAGGATTTGTATAAAAGAATGGATGAGTGTCCTTTAGGAGCAGCTGCGCTTGGTGGAACTACATTTAATATAGACAGACATTTTTGTGCCAAAGAATTAGGTTTTACAAAACCAACAGAAAATAGTATTGATAGTGTTAGTGATAGAGATCATATGGTTGAATTTACCTCTGTGGCTGCTATGTGTTTTATGCACCTTAGTCGTTTTTGCGAAGAGCTTATACTTTTTTCAAGTCAAGATTTTAAATTTATAGAATTAAGCGATGATTTTTGTACCGGCTCAAGCATAATGCCTCAAAAGAAAAATCCTGATGTAGCTGAAAAAATGCGTGGTAAGACAGGTAGAATGTATGGTAATGTTATGGCAATGCTAACTATTATGAAAGGTATTCCACTAGCTTATAATACTGATATGAGTGAAGATAAGGCTCAAGTTTATGATTCTATGGATACTTTAATGGCTAGCTTAAAAATCATAACTCCTATGATAGAAAAAATGCAAGTAAATGCTAATAATACAAGAGCAGCTGCTGCAAAAGGATTTTCAAATGCTACGGATATGGCTGATTATTTAGTAAGAAAAAATATACCATTTAGAGAAGCTCATAGCATAGTTGGTGGTGCTGTGAATTATTGTATTAAACATAACAAAATGCTTGAAGAACTTAGCATGGAGGAATTCCATCAGTTTAATGAAAATATCCAAGAAGATATTTATGAAGCAATTGCTTTAGAAACTTGTATAGATGCAAGAGTATCTTATGCTGGCACAGGAACTAAAGTGGTACTAGAGCAAATTAAACATGCAAAAGAGCTTTTGGATCAATATAAGGCACAAGATTGA
- a CDS encoding anaerobic C4-dicarboxylate transporter family protein, whose translation MDIIFLLELFIIFSMIAIGGRYGGIGLGVAGGLGMCILVLVFGMQPALLPVSVVFIILAVITCVSVLQSAGGLDLLVKIAEKILKKKPQAIVFMGPLISSTFTIFCGTTYVAFSIYPVIAEVAAQAKIRPERALSVSVIAAGIGVVASPMSAATAAMVAILAFSGTTIVQILMVSLPAFFIGVFLACLSVFKRGKELEQDEEFQRRVKAGEYHFLSEDLQNKDSEHDPMAKRSLYIFALGILTIIFFGTFTNLLPHYELANGKIERLSTPNLIQMIMLATACLIMLFAKVPANKLGEASVFKSGLIGVVGVFGIAWMTGTFFEAYKPLFSDSLSHVVEDYPYLFGMALFAFSMVIFSPSATVAALMPLGVSLGIPPQILIVLYPCVSGDFIVPGANQIACVAFDRTGTTKIGKFVINHSYLRPGFVLIISATITGYFISKLVF comes from the coding sequence ATGGATATTATTTTTTTATTAGAACTTTTTATTATTTTTTCAATGATAGCCATAGGTGGTAGATATGGCGGTATAGGTCTTGGTGTTGCAGGTGGACTTGGTATGTGTATTTTAGTTTTGGTTTTTGGTATGCAACCAGCTTTGCTTCCTGTGAGTGTTGTATTTATTATACTTGCTGTGATTACTTGTGTAAGTGTTTTGCAAAGTGCAGGCGGGCTTGATTTGCTGGTAAAAATAGCAGAAAAAATTTTAAAGAAAAAACCTCAAGCCATTGTTTTTATGGGGCCTTTGATTAGCTCTACTTTTACTATTTTTTGTGGTACTACTTATGTAGCTTTTTCTATTTATCCAGTGATTGCAGAAGTGGCTGCTCAAGCTAAAATTCGACCTGAAAGAGCACTTTCTGTTTCAGTGATTGCAGCAGGTATTGGCGTGGTAGCTTCTCCTATGAGTGCAGCTACTGCTGCTATGGTAGCTATTTTAGCTTTTAGTGGTACAACGATAGTGCAAATTCTAATGGTAAGTTTACCTGCTTTTTTTATAGGTGTATTTCTTGCTTGTTTGAGTGTTTTTAAAAGAGGAAAAGAACTTGAGCAAGATGAAGAATTTCAAAGAAGAGTAAAAGCAGGAGAATATCATTTTTTAAGTGAAGACTTACAAAATAAAGACAGCGAGCATGATCCTATGGCTAAAAGGTCTTTATATATTTTTGCTTTAGGAATTTTAACTATTATTTTCTTTGGCACTTTTACGAATTTATTGCCTCATTATGAGCTTGCAAATGGAAAAATAGAAAGACTTTCTACTCCAAATTTAATTCAAATGATCATGCTTGCAACAGCTTGTTTGATTATGCTTTTTGCTAAAGTTCCTGCTAATAAACTTGGTGAAGCTTCTGTATTTAAATCAGGGCTTATAGGTGTTGTAGGGGTTTTTGGTATAGCTTGGATGACAGGAACATTTTTTGAAGCTTACAAGCCTTTATTTAGCGATTCTTTATCACATGTTGTAGAGGATTATCCGTATTTATTTGGGATGGCTTTATTTGCCTTTTCTATGGTGATTTTTTCTCCTTCAGCAACAGTAGCAGCTTTGATGCCTTTGGGTGTGAGTTTGGGAATTCCTCCCCAAATTCTTATCGTACTTTATCCTTGTGTGAGTGGAGATTTTATAGTCCCAGGTGCTAATCAAATAGCATGTGTAGCTTTTGATAGAACAGGTACAACAAAAATAGGTAAATTTGTGATCAATCACTCTTACTTAAGGCCAGGTTTTGTTTTGATTATTAGTGCGACTATCACGGGTTATTTTATCTCTAAGCTTGTATTTTAG
- a CDS encoding YheO-like PAS sensor domain-containing protein, whose amino-acid sequence MDEQQKELFIKLTQFLGQVLGDQYEIVFHVIAPEGSYIAAIANNHISGRTINSPLTSFASELVQEKEYLNKDFLCDYKAKVGKSKIVTGSTFFIKNQNKIVGILCINHDTTELRNAISKIIELEKINDFSDLLDIHNQNNVNLHNMSNIETLSHSIEDILAENIDLKYLNSGYSLSTEQKDEIIKKLHSKGIFNIKGSIPIVAKSLNISEPSVYRYLQKLKNNL is encoded by the coding sequence ATGGATGAACAACAAAAAGAATTATTTATCAAGCTCACTCAATTTTTAGGGCAGGTGCTTGGAGATCAATATGAAATAGTTTTTCATGTAATTGCACCTGAGGGTTCGTATATTGCAGCTATTGCAAATAACCACATTAGCGGAAGAACAATTAATTCTCCATTAACTTCTTTTGCAAGTGAGCTTGTACAAGAAAAAGAGTATTTAAACAAAGATTTTTTATGTGATTATAAAGCAAAGGTTGGAAAATCTAAGATTGTTACTGGATCAACTTTTTTCATTAAAAATCAAAATAAAATCGTAGGAATTTTATGTATAAATCATGATACCACAGAACTTAGAAATGCTATTAGTAAAATCATAGAACTTGAAAAAATCAATGATTTTAGTGATTTATTAGATATTCATAACCAAAACAATGTAAATTTACATAATATGAGTAATATAGAAACACTTAGTCATTCTATAGAAGATATTTTAGCTGAAAACATAGACTTAAAATATTTAAATTCAGGATATAGTTTAAGCACTGAGCAAAAAGATGAGATTATTAAAAAACTTCATTCAAAAGGAATTTTTAACATCAAAGGAAGCATACCTATAGTTGCTAAATCACTTAATATATCAGAACCTAGCGTCTATAGGTATTTACAAAAGCTTAAAAACAATCTCTAA
- a CDS encoding Rid family detoxifying hydrolase: MANYPKAIGPYSAYREANGLLFISGQLPINPENGNIESEDVKEQTRQSLLNVKAILEENNLYFNNVVKTTCFLANIDDFVAFNEVYSEFFAAPYPARSAFAVKDLPKGAKVEIEVIAHKG; encoded by the coding sequence ATGGCAAATTATCCAAAGGCTATAGGACCATATTCAGCTTATAGAGAAGCTAATGGTTTGTTATTTATTTCAGGACAACTTCCTATTAATCCAGAAAATGGGAATATAGAAAGTGAAGATGTAAAAGAACAAACAAGACAATCATTGTTAAATGTTAAGGCTATATTAGAAGAAAATAATCTTTATTTTAACAATGTGGTAAAAACTACTTGTTTTTTAGCAAATATTGATGACTTTGTAGCTTTTAACGAGGTTTATTCTGAGTTTTTCGCAGCTCCATATCCTGCAAGAAGTGCTTTTGCGGTAAAAGATCTTCCTAAAGGTGCTAAAGTGGAGATAGAGGTTATTGCTCATAAAGGATAG